The following proteins come from a genomic window of Limosilactobacillus reuteri:
- a CDS encoding NAD(P)/FAD-dependent oxidoreductase, whose translation MKEVVVLGAGYAGLKTVVLLQKKLKTNVHITLVDRNNYHYEATDLHEAAAGTQSASRITYPISDVINPQITTFIQDEVVKIDPDKKTVKLAGDEELLHYDYCVLGLGFVSETFGISGAEENALPMTNVKEALAIYDHIIAKMKDYRTTHNPDDLQIVICGGGFTGIELAGALVDARASYAKIAGVSPDEIKITLIEASTRLLPMFSEKLAEYGVNLVKSLNVQLLDGSRISKIEPGKVIYKHGDDNEESLTAGTIIWTTGVSGNPLMEECGFDAKRGRVIVTDHLTDPKHDDIYIIGDVAAVMPPDGKRPYPTTAQIALAMADYTAEDIVSRIKTGKHEAKPFTYKSLGTVASVGNTRAFGEAMGHELRGYPASAMKKIIADRSLLETGGLKELFAKGRFDLYH comes from the coding sequence ATGAAAGAAGTTGTTGTACTTGGAGCTGGTTACGCTGGCTTAAAGACGGTCGTATTATTACAAAAAAAGCTGAAAACTAATGTTCATATTACATTAGTTGATCGTAATAATTATCATTATGAAGCTACTGATTTACACGAAGCTGCTGCGGGAACGCAAAGTGCCTCAAGGATCACTTATCCAATTAGTGATGTTATTAATCCACAAATTACTACCTTTATTCAAGATGAAGTTGTAAAGATCGATCCTGATAAAAAGACGGTTAAACTTGCTGGTGATGAAGAACTACTGCACTATGATTATTGTGTATTAGGGCTTGGTTTTGTTTCAGAAACCTTTGGAATTTCTGGTGCTGAAGAAAATGCATTACCAATGACTAATGTTAAAGAAGCTTTAGCAATTTATGACCATATCATTGCCAAAATGAAAGATTATCGTACCACGCACAATCCTGATGATCTTCAAATTGTTATTTGTGGTGGTGGATTTACTGGAATTGAATTAGCAGGGGCGCTTGTTGACGCTCGAGCAAGTTATGCCAAAATCGCTGGAGTTTCACCAGATGAAATTAAAATTACGTTGATTGAAGCTTCAACAAGATTACTTCCAATGTTTAGTGAAAAACTTGCCGAATATGGGGTGAACCTTGTTAAGAGCCTTAATGTCCAACTACTTGATGGTTCACGAATTAGCAAGATTGAACCGGGCAAGGTCATCTACAAACATGGCGATGATAATGAAGAGTCCCTTACTGCTGGTACAATTATCTGGACAACTGGAGTAAGTGGTAATCCATTGATGGAAGAATGCGGTTTTGATGCTAAGCGTGGTCGGGTAATCGTTACTGACCACTTAACAGATCCTAAGCACGATGATATTTACATCATTGGGGATGTTGCTGCTGTAATGCCACCGGATGGTAAACGCCCATATCCAACTACTGCACAAATTGCCCTAGCAATGGCTGATTACACGGCGGAAGATATTGTTAGCCGTATTAAGACTGGCAAGCATGAAGCTAAGCCATTTACTTACAAGTCATTAGGAACAGTTGCTTCCGTTGGTAATACACGGGCATTTGGTGAAGCAATGGGGCACGAATTACGTGGATATCCTGCTTCAGCAATGAAGAAAATTATTGCGGACCGTTCCTTGTTAGAAACAGGTGGTTTGAAAGAGCTATTTGCTAAAGGACGCTTTGACTTATATCACTAG